Genomic DNA from Pelosinus sp. UFO1:
ATGCAACAATCCAAGCAAATCGCCGAATTGCTTAAACTCCGTTATGATACTGTACAAGGCAATGATGCCTATATTCAAAAAATCGTAAACGGTCCGTGGGACGAAGATCATTTTGCCCACATTGCGCCCTTTGAAATAATCGAAGAAGAGTTATTCGGAATTTGTGATAAAACTAGATAGACCCTACATGTTAAGAAAAAACTTGGCTTATGCCAAGTCCTCAGATACAGTCAGAAACCTTAGTTGCCCTTACTTAGAATCGGAAAGTACTTTCTGATTCCATTAAAAATGACAGGATTATTTCCAAGGAACAAAATATTGATTTTGTTCCTTGGAAATAATCAATGCCTTCCTAGGAATTGATTACGTTAAATAAATAAGGAGGTCTTTCTATGTCAATAAATAATAAAGAATTTTTTCAAAAGCTATCTGATGCTGTTGTTGAAATGGATGAGGATGAGGTCATAACACTCTCAAATGAAATTGTTGCACAAGGAATCGACGCCTATGACGCAATTGATCAAGGCCTTTCCCACGGTATGGAAAAAGCCGGAAAATTATTTGAGGAAGAGGAGTACTTTATTCCTGAGTTACTCCTATGCTCAGATGCAATGTATGCAGGTCTTGATGTATTAAAACCACACATCAAAGTAAATGCACATGGAGTAAAACATAAGGTCGTAATCGGTGTTGTCGAAGGTGATACTCACGATATTGGAAAGAATTTAGTAAAAATAATGCTTGAGACTTCAGGATTTGAGGTTTTCGACCTAGGCAGAGATATTCCACCCCAGCAATTCGTTGATAAGGCCAAAGAAGTCAATGCAGATATTATCGCATTAGCAACACTGATGACCACGACTATGGATGGAATGGATGAAGTTGTGCATCTTTTAAAGAAGGAAAACATAAAAGACCGATACAAGGTAGTCATTGGTGGCGGACCCATTTCCCAAAGCTTTGCAGATAAAATAGGAGCTGACGGCTATGCTGTAAATGCTGCCGATGCTGTAAAGCTTGCACGAAGACTCGTGAGTGATCCTAGCGAAGTCGCTGTATAGTCTAAACTAATTATGGATCTATCTTAATAGCAATACAGTATATCTGAATTTTGACAATTAACTAATCAGCAATGCCGAAATCAATCCAATCGTTTTGCGATCATGAAGCAGGATTCATTTTGTCTACTGGTTGCGAATTTCCTCCCAATGGAAATTCACTAAGCGCTGTTGCCATGGTAAATTCCATAGAACTCTATGGAGTTTTTTATGATCAACT
This window encodes:
- a CDS encoding corrinoid protein translates to MSINNKEFFQKLSDAVVEMDEDEVITLSNEIVAQGIDAYDAIDQGLSHGMEKAGKLFEEEEYFIPELLLCSDAMYAGLDVLKPHIKVNAHGVKHKVVIGVVEGDTHDIGKNLVKIMLETSGFEVFDLGRDIPPQQFVDKAKEVNADIIALATLMTTTMDGMDEVVHLLKKENIKDRYKVVIGGGPISQSFADKIGADGYAVNAADAVKLARRLVSDPSEVAV